In one Arenibacter antarcticus genomic region, the following are encoded:
- a CDS encoding TonB-dependent receptor produces the protein MRKQYFMVLALLIGAIGLTNAQITGTVTDEDGGPLPGASILIVGTTTGATSDFDGNFTLEANIGDVLRISYIGYETRQVTVDQVVMNISLTSGLALSEVVIVGSRNPNRTATESTVPVDVIDMKELNNVAPQVNLNQILNYVAPSFTSNTQTIADGTDHIDPASLRGLGPDQVLVLINGKRRHTSSLINVNGTFGRGSVGTDLNAIPAAAIQRIEVMRDGAAAQYGSDAIAGVINIILNKNVNELTTTVTTGAHFSKNANDQTGGVDGETTNVAASYGVPLGDNGGYINLSGDFDVRKEYSRMNEWEGEIFNLYNTVERVASADGYDVFKLLDDDVNDVILYADQAGINRNGATTKTQLRTILSADATAAELSARGLQRSDFNMRVGQSSLRGGRLFANFSLPLDNLGTELYSFAGISSRTGNSGGFYRLPNQSRTFTPAYSNGFLPEINSHLKDQSFSMGIKGMIGDWSVDISNTYGKNSFLYTIGNTFNASMQNASPTLFDAGGFSFLQNTSNLDITQFFDDVMSGLNIAFGAEYRLENYDIIAGEEASYAQYTAAGQRITLASQQPSQDFFGSARPGGSQVFPGFSPANELSRGRSSVAGYFDVEADFSEAFLASFATRYENYSDFGSTINFKLAGRFKATDNLNIRGALNTGFRAPSLHQINFNSTSTIFDNEGNPQEVGTFANDSRAAKLLGIPQLKEETSQSISLGLTAKFPDARITLTVDGYFVAIDDRVVYTGQFAPTADAGTGTGGIPAVYSGAQLELFNLLRQANATAASFFANAIDTESKGLDVVVTHDIDLGANWKLKSDLAGTFSKTKQVGNINASKILSDAGLVGTYFPEDSRVYLEEAVPRTKINLSNSLTSDKFIVFLRNVYFGEVTEATTTAANQQIFGSKVVTDLSLGYKATESLTFTLGANNLFDIYPDRAEEQYGNRSDGRFDWSRRAQQFGIAGRFLFARLSFTLK, from the coding sequence ATGAGAAAGCAGTATTTTATGGTTTTAGCATTATTAATTGGAGCAATTGGTCTTACCAATGCCCAGATTACAGGAACAGTAACGGATGAAGATGGAGGCCCATTGCCCGGTGCATCCATCTTAATTGTTGGCACCACGACTGGTGCCACCTCAGATTTTGATGGCAATTTCACCCTAGAGGCCAATATTGGGGACGTACTTAGGATATCCTACATTGGTTATGAAACGCGGCAGGTTACGGTAGACCAAGTGGTAATGAATATTAGCCTCACCTCCGGACTAGCATTATCGGAAGTTGTAATTGTAGGGTCTAGAAATCCCAACAGAACCGCCACGGAAAGTACTGTCCCGGTAGACGTCATAGACATGAAGGAATTGAACAACGTGGCACCACAAGTCAACCTAAATCAGATTTTGAATTATGTAGCCCCCTCTTTTACCTCAAATACCCAAACCATTGCCGATGGTACAGATCATATAGATCCCGCCTCCCTTAGGGGCTTGGGTCCTGACCAGGTTTTAGTGCTTATCAATGGTAAAAGAAGGCATACATCTTCCCTAATCAATGTAAACGGCACCTTTGGTCGTGGTAGTGTAGGGACCGACTTAAATGCGATTCCTGCTGCCGCTATACAGCGTATAGAAGTGATGCGAGATGGTGCAGCAGCCCAATATGGTTCCGATGCAATAGCCGGGGTAATCAACATTATACTTAACAAAAATGTTAATGAATTAACAACAACAGTTACCACAGGCGCTCATTTCTCCAAAAACGCCAATGATCAAACAGGTGGTGTAGATGGGGAAACTACCAATGTAGCGGCCAGTTATGGTGTTCCACTAGGTGATAATGGTGGGTATATAAACCTCTCCGGAGATTTTGACGTGCGGAAAGAATACAGTAGAATGAACGAATGGGAGGGCGAAATTTTTAATTTGTACAATACAGTGGAACGCGTGGCCAGTGCAGATGGTTATGATGTTTTTAAGTTATTGGACGATGATGTGAACGATGTAATCCTGTATGCCGATCAGGCAGGTATTAATCGAAACGGTGCAACAACAAAAACTCAACTTAGAACCATTCTGAGTGCAGATGCCACCGCGGCAGAACTTTCGGCTAGGGGATTACAAAGAAGTGATTTTAATATGCGTGTTGGACAATCCTCGCTCAGAGGTGGTAGATTATTTGCAAACTTCTCGCTGCCCTTAGACAATCTGGGAACCGAGCTGTATTCCTTTGCTGGGATAAGTTCCAGAACAGGAAATTCTGGTGGATTTTATAGGTTGCCCAATCAGAGCAGAACTTTTACCCCTGCCTATAGCAACGGATTTTTGCCAGAAATTAACTCCCATTTAAAAGATCAATCCTTCTCAATGGGAATTAAAGGGATGATAGGAGATTGGAGTGTAGATATAAGTAATACTTACGGTAAAAACTCCTTTCTGTATACCATCGGGAACACCTTTAATGCCTCCATGCAAAATGCTTCGCCTACTTTATTTGATGCTGGTGGCTTTTCTTTTTTGCAGAATACTTCCAATCTGGATATTACTCAATTTTTTGATGATGTTATGTCCGGGCTAAACATCGCATTTGGTGCGGAGTATAGGTTAGAAAACTACGACATTATAGCGGGCGAAGAAGCATCTTATGCACAGTATACCGCTGCCGGACAACGAATAACCTTGGCTTCCCAACAGCCTTCACAAGATTTCTTTGGCAGTGCCAGACCTGGTGGATCTCAGGTTTTTCCTGGATTTTCTCCCGCCAATGAATTGTCTAGGGGACGTAGTAGTGTCGCTGGCTATTTTGACGTGGAAGCTGATTTCTCAGAAGCTTTCTTGGCAAGTTTTGCTACGCGATATGAGAATTATAGCGATTTTGGCTCTACCATCAATTTTAAGTTGGCGGGGAGATTTAAGGCTACCGATAACTTGAATATTCGGGGGGCGTTAAATACTGGTTTTAGAGCACCTTCCCTGCACCAGATCAATTTTAATTCTACCTCCACTATATTTGACAATGAAGGTAATCCCCAAGAAGTAGGAACGTTTGCCAACGATAGTAGGGCCGCCAAACTTTTGGGAATCCCTCAACTTAAGGAAGAGACTTCCCAAAGTATTAGCTTGGGGCTTACCGCCAAATTTCCAGATGCCAGAATTACGTTAACCGTAGATGGATATTTTGTGGCTATTGATGACCGAGTGGTATATACTGGTCAATTTGCCCCTACTGCTGATGCCGGTACGGGTACTGGTGGAATTCCAGCAGTCTATTCCGGTGCACAATTGGAATTGTTCAACCTGTTGCGACAGGCCAATGCAACGGCAGCTTCTTTCTTTGCAAACGCTATTGATACCGAATCCAAGGGATTGGATGTAGTGGTGACCCATGATATTGACTTGGGGGCTAATTGGAAATTAAAATCTGATCTGGCAGGAACTTTCTCCAAAACCAAGCAGGTAGGAAATATTAATGCATCCAAAATCCTGAGTGATGCGGGATTGGTAGGCACTTACTTTCCTGAAGATAGTAGGGTCTATTTGGAGGAAGCGGTTCCTAGGACTAAAATTAACCTTTCCAATAGTCTAACTTCCGATAAATTCATCGTTTTCCTAAGAAATGTATATTTTGGGGAAGTAACCGAAGCTACCACTACCGCAGCCAATCAGCAAATTTTTGGTAGCAAGGTCGTCACAGACCTTTCGCTTGGATATAAGGCAACAGAGTCGCTTACATTTACCCTAGGGGCTAATAACTTGTTCGATATCTATCCAGATAGAGCTGAAGAGCAATACGGCAACCGTAGCGATGGCCGATTTGATTGGTCTCGAAGGGCACAACAATTTGGTATTGCCGGAAGATTTCTTTTTGCTAGGTTGAGCTTTACCCTTAAATAA
- a CDS encoding peptidylprolyl isomerase has protein sequence MDKVKENDTVKVHYTGKLSNGTIFDSSLEREPISVTLGQGSLIPGFENGLIDMQPEEKKTVTIPKEEAYGEIQKEMFHSVKKEELPEDMKPEVGMGLVATSPDGVENELRVAEVHEDHIILDANHPLAGQDLTFELELVSIGE, from the coding sequence ATGGATAAAGTAAAAGAAAACGATACAGTAAAAGTACATTACACAGGAAAGTTGAGCAACGGTACCATATTTGACAGTTCTTTAGAAAGGGAACCTATCAGTGTTACCTTAGGTCAGGGAAGTCTTATTCCAGGTTTTGAAAACGGCTTGATCGATATGCAACCCGAGGAAAAGAAAACTGTAACAATCCCAAAAGAAGAAGCTTATGGGGAGATACAGAAAGAAATGTTCCATTCCGTTAAGAAAGAAGAATTACCAGAAGATATGAAGCCAGAGGTTGGTATGGGCTTAGTTGCCACCAGTCCTGACGGGGTTGAAAACGAATTAAGGGTTGCCGAGGTTCATGAAGACCATATTATCTTAGATGCTAATCATCCATTAGCTGGTCAAGATCTTACATTTGAACTAGAGCTTGTTAGTATAGGGGAGTAG